A portion of the Candidatus Bathyarchaeia archaeon genome contains these proteins:
- a CDS encoding ATPase domain-containing protein: MVKIGKEATKLIETGIDGLDSALGGGLPDSTLFLVIGEAGSHYETFVQQILYNHALRGGKVAYYTIEISSLDIRDDMAIYGWDVDKLPDDSWIFVNVQTPDLQELSQLAAIPIEGHRIPLSTTLTSLKSDFLSRAKGGRWTAMHMSHLLLRYDFRDVLDTVLYMRLVVRHYHGLHFIVVPRGIHEDQKINAIKHLVDGVVEFSMQERAREYEGSLTIRKLRKVLHRTRTFPFIVSEKGIVVERAERII, encoded by the coding sequence TTGGTTAAGATAGGTAAAGAGGCGACTAAGCTTATAGAAACAGGAATAGACGGCCTCGACAGTGCCCTCGGCGGAGGGCTGCCTGACAGTACTCTTTTCCTCGTCATAGGAGAGGCTGGATCTCATTATGAGACCTTCGTTCAGCAGATCCTATATAACCATGCCCTTCGAGGTGGAAAGGTTGCGTATTACACAATTGAGATCTCTAGTTTAGACATTAGAGATGATATGGCAATATACGGGTGGGATGTAGATAAACTTCCTGATGATTCATGGATCTTCGTAAATGTCCAAACGCCTGACTTACAAGAGCTATCCCAGCTTGCAGCTATCCCAATCGAGGGCCACAGAATACCTCTATCCACAACTCTAACTTCATTGAAAAGCGACTTTTTGTCTAGGGCTAAAGGGGGTAGGTGGACAGCTATGCATATGTCTCACCTCCTTCTCCGCTACGATTTTCGCGACGTCCTCGACACCGTGTTATACATGCGATTGGTTGTCCGGCACTATCACGGGCTACATTTTATAGTTGTGCCCAGAGGAATACATGAAGATCAGAAGATAAACGCCATTAAACATCTTGTTGACGGTGTGGTGGAGTTCTCCATGCAGGAGAGGGCTAGAGAGTATGAAGGCTCTTTGACCATTAGAAAATTGAGGAAAGTGCTCCATAGAACTAGAACATTCCCGTTCATAGTTTCAGAAAAGGGAATAGTTGTTGAACGGGCTGAGAGGATTATCTAA
- a CDS encoding branched-chain amino acid transaminase, whose product MPIIEMDYIWLNGRLVPWKDAKIHVLTHALHYGSGVFEGIRCYDTSEGPAVFRLDDHLKRLWNSAAAFFMKIPYTIGELHEAVVSLIRANKLHECYIRPIAYFGYSEMGLNPTGNPVEVAIAAWPWGAYLGDKAMSKGARAKISSYRRIPPFSLPPGAKSTGQYLNSILAKLEALRNGCDEAIMLDSRGFVAEGPGENIFIVKDGVLYTPSAKAGILLGITRDSVIKMANDLGYHVREDDVTVDMLLAADEAFFTGTATEVAPICEVDGKRVGKGIPGSITVTIQKLYKDVTKGLKKEYDHWLTHI is encoded by the coding sequence GTGCCCATAATAGAGATGGATTACATCTGGTTGAACGGAAGGTTAGTTCCGTGGAAAGACGCAAAAATACATGTCCTCACTCATGCACTCCACTACGGCAGCGGAGTCTTTGAAGGCATAAGATGCTACGATACCAGTGAAGGGCCTGCAGTCTTCAGGCTTGACGACCATCTTAAGAGGCTGTGGAATTCAGCGGCAGCCTTCTTCATGAAGATCCCTTACACGATAGGTGAGCTACACGAGGCAGTCGTCTCGCTTATAAGAGCTAACAAACTCCATGAATGCTACATCAGACCAATAGCCTATTTTGGGTACAGTGAGATGGGTTTAAACCCCACCGGCAACCCTGTAGAAGTAGCTATAGCCGCTTGGCCTTGGGGGGCATACCTGGGCGATAAAGCTATGAGCAAAGGGGCTAGGGCGAAGATCTCCTCGTATAGGCGGATACCTCCATTCTCACTACCTCCAGGGGCGAAATCTACAGGCCAATACTTGAACTCGATACTTGCAAAACTTGAAGCTTTAAGGAACGGGTGCGATGAAGCTATAATGCTGGACTCACGAGGGTTTGTAGCTGAAGGCCCAGGAGAAAATATATTTATTGTCAAAGATGGCGTCCTTTACACGCCGTCAGCCAAGGCTGGGATACTACTTGGAATAACCCGAGACAGTGTAATAAAAATGGCCAACGATCTCGGTTACCATGTCAGAGAAGACGATGTGACAGTGGATATGTTGCTGGCGGCTGATGAGGCGTTCTTCACGGGGACAGCCACAGAAGTAGCGCCAATATGTGAAGTCGACGGTAAGAGGGTTGGTAAAGGGATTCCAGGATCAATAACTGTGACGATTCAGAAATTGTATAAGGACGTCACTAAAGGTCTCAAAAAGGAGTATGATCATTGGCTTACACACATCTAA
- a CDS encoding 2-isopropylmalate synthase: protein MLFASKFADRIRLFDTTLRDGEQTPGVSLSPEDKLRIAKALDEFGVDVIEGGFARVSKGDFLALQMMAREGLRAEVCSMSRGVEEDIKAAADCGAQSIHLVLPTSELHLKHKLKKSTGELLQLATECVKYAKKLGLIVELSAEDGSRSDMAFLKEFFSTGLSAGADRLCLCDTVGCLTPERSYEMVSDLKASLKAPLSIHCHDDFGMAVANSVAALKAGADQVHVTVNGLGERAGNAALEEVVMSLLCLSNVKLNVDTAKLYSLSRLVSRLTGVAIPPNKAIVGDNAFAHESGIHTHGVLANPLTYEPISPEIVGVRRRLLVGKHAGLHGVRALLDQMGLHPTQEQLLEIFKRVKDLGDRGKKVSEPDLQAIAETVMGIPPLRPIKLKELTVITGDKITPTASVKLEVFNKVFVESGVGVGPVDAAINAIKKVGAAVAEIELDDYYVKSITGGTDAAVEVALRLRKRDRTATAIGTRSDIVMASVEAFVSGMNFLMANYSDQSGKTTNQT from the coding sequence ATTTTATTTGCGAGTAAATTTGCGGACAGAATAAGACTTTTTGACACTACGCTGAGGGATGGCGAGCAGACGCCAGGTGTCTCATTAAGCCCAGAGGATAAGTTAAGGATAGCGAAGGCGCTAGACGAGTTTGGAGTGGACGTCATAGAGGGCGGCTTCGCGAGAGTTTCTAAAGGAGATTTCTTAGCGCTTCAAATGATGGCGAGAGAAGGTCTCAGGGCGGAGGTCTGTAGTATGAGCCGCGGTGTTGAGGAAGACATAAAAGCTGCCGCTGATTGTGGAGCTCAAAGTATACATTTGGTACTTCCTACCTCAGAACTCCACCTCAAACACAAGCTTAAAAAAAGCACGGGAGAACTCCTCCAGCTGGCAACCGAGTGCGTGAAGTATGCAAAGAAGCTGGGGTTAATAGTTGAGCTTTCCGCCGAGGACGGCTCAAGATCTGATATGGCGTTTCTCAAAGAGTTCTTTTCAACAGGTCTTTCCGCGGGCGCAGATAGACTTTGCCTCTGCGATACTGTGGGCTGTCTAACTCCTGAACGCTCCTACGAGATGGTCTCAGACCTCAAAGCGTCTTTAAAGGCGCCTCTAAGTATCCACTGTCACGATGACTTTGGGATGGCTGTTGCCAATTCCGTTGCGGCTTTAAAGGCTGGCGCAGATCAAGTGCATGTCACAGTAAACGGTCTAGGTGAGCGAGCCGGTAATGCTGCATTAGAGGAGGTTGTCATGAGTCTACTCTGCCTCTCAAATGTGAAATTAAATGTGGACACGGCGAAGCTTTACAGTCTATCCAGGCTAGTCTCCAGATTGACTGGTGTTGCTATACCGCCCAACAAGGCTATTGTAGGTGATAACGCGTTCGCCCACGAGTCTGGGATTCACACACACGGCGTCTTAGCTAATCCCCTAACCTATGAACCGATCTCTCCAGAGATAGTGGGTGTGCGGAGGAGGTTGCTGGTAGGTAAACATGCCGGGCTTCACGGTGTGAGGGCTCTACTAGATCAAATGGGCCTACACCCGACACAGGAGCAATTACTTGAAATCTTCAAAAGAGTTAAGGATCTCGGTGACAGGGGCAAGAAGGTGAGTGAGCCTGACCTGCAGGCTATAGCCGAGACTGTAATGGGCATCCCCCCTCTCAGACCCATAAAACTGAAAGAGCTCACAGTCATAACTGGTGATAAGATAACTCCGACAGCGTCAGTCAAACTTGAAGTTTTTAATAAGGTATTTGTAGAGTCAGGTGTGGGGGTGGGCCCTGTGGACGCTGCTATAAACGCGATAAAGAAAGTTGGGGCAGCTGTCGCCGAGATAGAACTGGACGACTATTATGTAAAATCGATCACAGGAGGTACCGATGCCGCTGTGGAGGTAGCTTTGAGGCTCAGGAAGAGAGATCGGACGGCCACGGCTATTGGAACGCGAAGTGACATAGTTATGGCTAGCGTAGAGGCATTCGTAAGTGGGATGAACTTCCTTATGGCCAACTATTCAGATCAAAGCGGCAAGACAACCAATCAAACTTAA
- a CDS encoding asparagine synthetase B, producing MGSIVGLIDREGFGVGEKIVEMLRILQHRGPDAFGVASEDTFQVEKSLEDLDVREVDAPIAVGCNALNLTDKPGEMEIPVYSIDGIVKVQEGEVYSEAPVFKQKDDLSSECVKVARDLRGAYAFALLCGDKIYLTCDSIGAKPIFLGENDRYVGFASERKALWRVGINNTRIIQAGTVAVLGAGGISTLPAPPIVEGALRYFDMESAVKEVQPVLKAACKVRVYPEAKRIGVLFSGGLDSSLIAYVLRELGLEVVLYVGGLDGSCDVEAARCSADELGFELREASISLDEFEECICRVVYAIESFNSVNVGVALPIYLASRMAREDGLRLCFSGQGCDELFGGYSRYLNVLSESGYEGLQAVLWRDVGRLSEGAQRDGAAALANSVELRSPFIDRDLIDVVMGISPELKVAGTNDKLRKLVLRRLAKELGLPESIVVRVKKAAQYGSGAEKALKMLAKEKGFSVDSMLQKIYVKFKYMVERCVNVPQLRDAWLLT from the coding sequence TTGGGCTCAATCGTAGGTCTTATAGACAGAGAAGGGTTTGGTGTCGGCGAAAAAATCGTTGAGATGTTACGTATCTTACAACATAGAGGCCCAGACGCGTTTGGAGTAGCTTCGGAGGATACTTTTCAGGTGGAGAAGAGCCTTGAAGATTTAGATGTAAGAGAAGTGGATGCGCCGATAGCTGTCGGGTGCAATGCTCTGAATCTTACAGACAAACCTGGAGAGATGGAAATTCCTGTCTACAGCATAGATGGCATCGTGAAAGTGCAGGAGGGGGAAGTCTATAGCGAAGCCCCAGTCTTCAAGCAGAAAGACGATCTCTCCTCAGAGTGTGTGAAGGTTGCCAGAGATTTGAGAGGTGCGTATGCCTTCGCGCTTCTATGTGGAGATAAAATCTACCTTACTTGCGATTCTATTGGGGCCAAACCAATATTCCTCGGAGAGAACGATAGGTATGTTGGTTTCGCCTCGGAGAGGAAGGCACTCTGGAGAGTCGGAATCAACAACACCCGCATAATCCAAGCTGGCACCGTCGCCGTTTTGGGCGCTGGGGGGATATCAACCCTACCAGCTCCTCCGATAGTGGAGGGCGCTTTAAGATATTTTGACATGGAGAGCGCGGTCAAGGAAGTTCAGCCGGTGCTCAAGGCTGCCTGTAAAGTTAGAGTTTACCCCGAGGCTAAGAGAATTGGCGTACTCTTCTCAGGTGGGCTTGACAGTTCCCTCATAGCCTACGTGCTCCGTGAGTTAGGTTTGGAGGTCGTGCTCTATGTCGGTGGGCTTGATGGCTCCTGTGATGTTGAGGCAGCTCGCTGTTCAGCCGATGAGTTAGGTTTCGAGTTACGTGAGGCTTCTATCTCTTTAGATGAATTCGAAGAGTGCATATGTAGGGTGGTGTATGCGATTGAAAGCTTCAACTCTGTAAATGTGGGTGTGGCTCTCCCTATCTACTTAGCCTCTCGAATGGCGCGGGAGGATGGGTTGAGGCTTTGCTTCTCAGGTCAGGGGTGTGATGAACTTTTTGGGGGCTACTCTCGATATCTTAATGTTCTAAGTGAGAGCGGCTACGAAGGTCTACAAGCCGTTTTGTGGCGCGATGTTGGAAGGCTGAGTGAGGGGGCGCAGAGAGATGGGGCTGCTGCTCTTGCAAACAGCGTCGAGTTGAGGAGTCCTTTCATAGATCGCGACCTAATCGATGTTGTAATGGGCATCTCACCGGAACTGAAGGTGGCAGGAACCAACGATAAACTTAGAAAACTGGTTCTGCGTAGGCTCGCAAAGGAGTTAGGTCTACCTGAATCAATCGTTGTAAGGGTTAAGAAAGCAGCGCAGTATGGCTCTGGGGCTGAGAAAGCATTAAAAATGCTAGCTAAAGAGAAAGGATTTAGTGTGGATTCTATGTTGCAGAAAATATATGTCAAATTTAAATATATGGTTGAAAGATGCGTAAATGTTCCACAACTAAGGGATGCATGGTTGTTAACGTGA